In Zingiber officinale cultivar Zhangliang chromosome 1A, Zo_v1.1, whole genome shotgun sequence, a genomic segment contains:
- the LOC122038150 gene encoding bZIP transcription factor 1-D-like isoform X1 — MGSSEADASAKTPRTSVAQEQTPATSSTPSVTVYPDWSSFQAYSPIPPHGFFHSPVASSPQPHPYMWGPQHLMPPYGAPPAPYVMYPPGGLYPHPSMPPGAHPFSPYAITSPNSNVEASGAIAGVEVDGKSSGCMERSPLKRSKGSLGSLNMITGKNNNEPGKTSGQPTNGTFSQSGESGSDSSSEGSDANSQNDSHTKTARGHESHGGVSQSSNFTGGSQNGVSQTPSQAMLSHPMAMVPLPATPPGSITGPTTNLNIGIDYWSTPSSSPIPMHGKIPATAVGGAVVPGAPSDLWLQDERELKRQKRKQSNRESARRSRLRKQAEYEELAVRAEALREENANLRAELTRIKKEYEQLVSQNALLKEKLSEPEQGADDPSADRKEQGSVDENSRMNLDSDTQAAKRDQVQMDV, encoded by the exons ATGGGAAGCAGTGAAGCTGATGCATCTGCCAAAACTCCAAGAACATCTGTAGCTCAG GAGCAAACCCCTGCCACTAGCTCCACCCCATCTGTAACTGTTTACCCAGACTGGTCGAGCTTTCAG GCATATTCACCAATTCCACCTCATGGGTTCTTTCATTCTCCTGTGGCATCTAGTCCTCAGCCCCATCCTTACATGTGGGGACCTCAG CACCTTATGCCACCATATGGGGCTCCACCAGCTCCATATGTGATGTATCCTCCTGGAGGGTTGTATCCTCATCCATCTATGCCTCCt GGGGCACACCCTTTCAGCCCCTATGCAATAACTTCCCCAAACAGCAATGTTGAGGCTTCT GGAGCCATTGCTGGTGTAGAAGTAGATGGTAAGTCATCTGGTTGTATGGAAAGAAGTCCCCTAAAAAGATCCAAAGGAAGTTTAGGTAGTTTAAATATGATTACAGGAAAAAACAACAATGAGCCAGGTAAAACATCAGGGCAACCAACCAATGGAACATTTTCTCAAAG TGGGGAAAGTGGAAGTGATAGTTCAAGTGAAGGGAGTGATGCCAATTCTCAAAAT GATTCACACACAAAGACAGCTCGTGGACATGAATCTCATGGTG GGGTTTCTCAGAGCAGCAATTTTACTGGTGGATCTCAAAATGGTGTGTCCCAAACACCATCACAGGCGATGttgagtcatccaatggctatggTGCCTTTGCCTGCAACACCACCTGGATCAATAACTGGTCCTACCACAAACTTGAATATAGGGATAGACTATTGGAGCACTCCAAGCTCATCACCTATTCCAATGCATGGAAAAATTCCTGCAACTGCAGTTGGAGGGGCTGTAGTTCCTGGTGCTCCATCAGATCTTTGGTTGCAG GATGAGAGAGAACTTAAAAGGCAGAAAAGAAAGCAATCAAACAGGGAATCTGCTCGTAGGTCCAGACTACGCAAGCag GCAGAATATGAAGAGCTGGCAGTACGAGCTGAGGCTTTGAGAGAGGAAAACGCCAACTTGAGGGCAGAGCTGACAAGGATCAAGAAGGAATATGAACAACTTGTTTCTCAAAACGCATTGCTTAAG GAAAAGCTCAGCGAGCCAGAGCAAGGTGCAGATGATCCAAGTGCTGATAGAAAGGAGCAAGGTTCTGTAGATGAGAACTCCAGAATGAACTTGGATTCTGatacacaagcagcaaaaaggGACCAAGTGCAGATGGACGTCTAG
- the LOC122038150 gene encoding bZIP transcription factor 1-D-like isoform X2 yields MGSSEADASAKTPRTSVAQEQTPATSSTPSVTVYPDWSSFQAYSPIPPHGFFHSPVASSPQPHPYMWGPQHLMPPYGAPPAPYVMYPPGGLYPHPSMPPGAHPFSPYAITSPNSNVEASGAIAGVEVDGKSSGCMERSPLKRSKGSLGSLNMITGKNNNEPGKTSGQPTNGTFSQSGESGSDSSSEGSDANSQNDSHTKTARGHESHGVSQSSNFTGGSQNGVSQTPSQAMLSHPMAMVPLPATPPGSITGPTTNLNIGIDYWSTPSSSPIPMHGKIPATAVGGAVVPGAPSDLWLQDERELKRQKRKQSNRESARRSRLRKQAEYEELAVRAEALREENANLRAELTRIKKEYEQLVSQNALLKEKLSEPEQGADDPSADRKEQGSVDENSRMNLDSDTQAAKRDQVQMDV; encoded by the exons ATGGGAAGCAGTGAAGCTGATGCATCTGCCAAAACTCCAAGAACATCTGTAGCTCAG GAGCAAACCCCTGCCACTAGCTCCACCCCATCTGTAACTGTTTACCCAGACTGGTCGAGCTTTCAG GCATATTCACCAATTCCACCTCATGGGTTCTTTCATTCTCCTGTGGCATCTAGTCCTCAGCCCCATCCTTACATGTGGGGACCTCAG CACCTTATGCCACCATATGGGGCTCCACCAGCTCCATATGTGATGTATCCTCCTGGAGGGTTGTATCCTCATCCATCTATGCCTCCt GGGGCACACCCTTTCAGCCCCTATGCAATAACTTCCCCAAACAGCAATGTTGAGGCTTCT GGAGCCATTGCTGGTGTAGAAGTAGATGGTAAGTCATCTGGTTGTATGGAAAGAAGTCCCCTAAAAAGATCCAAAGGAAGTTTAGGTAGTTTAAATATGATTACAGGAAAAAACAACAATGAGCCAGGTAAAACATCAGGGCAACCAACCAATGGAACATTTTCTCAAAG TGGGGAAAGTGGAAGTGATAGTTCAAGTGAAGGGAGTGATGCCAATTCTCAAAAT GATTCACACACAAAGACAGCTCGTGGACATGAATCTCATG GGGTTTCTCAGAGCAGCAATTTTACTGGTGGATCTCAAAATGGTGTGTCCCAAACACCATCACAGGCGATGttgagtcatccaatggctatggTGCCTTTGCCTGCAACACCACCTGGATCAATAACTGGTCCTACCACAAACTTGAATATAGGGATAGACTATTGGAGCACTCCAAGCTCATCACCTATTCCAATGCATGGAAAAATTCCTGCAACTGCAGTTGGAGGGGCTGTAGTTCCTGGTGCTCCATCAGATCTTTGGTTGCAG GATGAGAGAGAACTTAAAAGGCAGAAAAGAAAGCAATCAAACAGGGAATCTGCTCGTAGGTCCAGACTACGCAAGCag GCAGAATATGAAGAGCTGGCAGTACGAGCTGAGGCTTTGAGAGAGGAAAACGCCAACTTGAGGGCAGAGCTGACAAGGATCAAGAAGGAATATGAACAACTTGTTTCTCAAAACGCATTGCTTAAG GAAAAGCTCAGCGAGCCAGAGCAAGGTGCAGATGATCCAAGTGCTGATAGAAAGGAGCAAGGTTCTGTAGATGAGAACTCCAGAATGAACTTGGATTCTGatacacaagcagcaaaaaggGACCAAGTGCAGATGGACGTCTAG
- the LOC122038150 gene encoding bZIP transcription factor 1-D-like isoform X3 yields the protein MGSSEADASAKTPRTSVAQEQTPATSSTPSVTVYPDWSSFQAYSPIPPHGFFHSPVASSPQPHPYMWGPQHLMPPYGAPPAPYVMYPPGGLYPHPSMPPGAHPFSPYAITSPNSNVEASGAIAGVEVDGKNNNEPGKTSGQPTNGTFSQSGESGSDSSSEGSDANSQNDSHTKTARGHESHGGVSQSSNFTGGSQNGVSQTPSQAMLSHPMAMVPLPATPPGSITGPTTNLNIGIDYWSTPSSSPIPMHGKIPATAVGGAVVPGAPSDLWLQDERELKRQKRKQSNRESARRSRLRKQAEYEELAVRAEALREENANLRAELTRIKKEYEQLVSQNALLKEKLSEPEQGADDPSADRKEQGSVDENSRMNLDSDTQAAKRDQVQMDV from the exons ATGGGAAGCAGTGAAGCTGATGCATCTGCCAAAACTCCAAGAACATCTGTAGCTCAG GAGCAAACCCCTGCCACTAGCTCCACCCCATCTGTAACTGTTTACCCAGACTGGTCGAGCTTTCAG GCATATTCACCAATTCCACCTCATGGGTTCTTTCATTCTCCTGTGGCATCTAGTCCTCAGCCCCATCCTTACATGTGGGGACCTCAG CACCTTATGCCACCATATGGGGCTCCACCAGCTCCATATGTGATGTATCCTCCTGGAGGGTTGTATCCTCATCCATCTATGCCTCCt GGGGCACACCCTTTCAGCCCCTATGCAATAACTTCCCCAAACAGCAATGTTGAGGCTTCT GGAGCCATTGCTGGTGTAGAAGTAGATG GAAAAAACAACAATGAGCCAGGTAAAACATCAGGGCAACCAACCAATGGAACATTTTCTCAAAG TGGGGAAAGTGGAAGTGATAGTTCAAGTGAAGGGAGTGATGCCAATTCTCAAAAT GATTCACACACAAAGACAGCTCGTGGACATGAATCTCATGGTG GGGTTTCTCAGAGCAGCAATTTTACTGGTGGATCTCAAAATGGTGTGTCCCAAACACCATCACAGGCGATGttgagtcatccaatggctatggTGCCTTTGCCTGCAACACCACCTGGATCAATAACTGGTCCTACCACAAACTTGAATATAGGGATAGACTATTGGAGCACTCCAAGCTCATCACCTATTCCAATGCATGGAAAAATTCCTGCAACTGCAGTTGGAGGGGCTGTAGTTCCTGGTGCTCCATCAGATCTTTGGTTGCAG GATGAGAGAGAACTTAAAAGGCAGAAAAGAAAGCAATCAAACAGGGAATCTGCTCGTAGGTCCAGACTACGCAAGCag GCAGAATATGAAGAGCTGGCAGTACGAGCTGAGGCTTTGAGAGAGGAAAACGCCAACTTGAGGGCAGAGCTGACAAGGATCAAGAAGGAATATGAACAACTTGTTTCTCAAAACGCATTGCTTAAG GAAAAGCTCAGCGAGCCAGAGCAAGGTGCAGATGATCCAAGTGCTGATAGAAAGGAGCAAGGTTCTGTAGATGAGAACTCCAGAATGAACTTGGATTCTGatacacaagcagcaaaaaggGACCAAGTGCAGATGGACGTCTAG
- the LOC122038150 gene encoding bZIP transcription factor 1-D-like isoform X4, whose product MWGPQHLMPPYGAPPAPYVMYPPGGLYPHPSMPPGAHPFSPYAITSPNSNVEASGAIAGVEVDGKSSGCMERSPLKRSKGSLGSLNMITGKNNNEPGKTSGQPTNGTFSQSGESGSDSSSEGSDANSQNDSHTKTARGHESHGGVSQSSNFTGGSQNGVSQTPSQAMLSHPMAMVPLPATPPGSITGPTTNLNIGIDYWSTPSSSPIPMHGKIPATAVGGAVVPGAPSDLWLQDERELKRQKRKQSNRESARRSRLRKQAEYEELAVRAEALREENANLRAELTRIKKEYEQLVSQNALLKEKLSEPEQGADDPSADRKEQGSVDENSRMNLDSDTQAAKRDQVQMDV is encoded by the exons ATGTGGGGACCTCAG CACCTTATGCCACCATATGGGGCTCCACCAGCTCCATATGTGATGTATCCTCCTGGAGGGTTGTATCCTCATCCATCTATGCCTCCt GGGGCACACCCTTTCAGCCCCTATGCAATAACTTCCCCAAACAGCAATGTTGAGGCTTCT GGAGCCATTGCTGGTGTAGAAGTAGATGGTAAGTCATCTGGTTGTATGGAAAGAAGTCCCCTAAAAAGATCCAAAGGAAGTTTAGGTAGTTTAAATATGATTACAGGAAAAAACAACAATGAGCCAGGTAAAACATCAGGGCAACCAACCAATGGAACATTTTCTCAAAG TGGGGAAAGTGGAAGTGATAGTTCAAGTGAAGGGAGTGATGCCAATTCTCAAAAT GATTCACACACAAAGACAGCTCGTGGACATGAATCTCATGGTG GGGTTTCTCAGAGCAGCAATTTTACTGGTGGATCTCAAAATGGTGTGTCCCAAACACCATCACAGGCGATGttgagtcatccaatggctatggTGCCTTTGCCTGCAACACCACCTGGATCAATAACTGGTCCTACCACAAACTTGAATATAGGGATAGACTATTGGAGCACTCCAAGCTCATCACCTATTCCAATGCATGGAAAAATTCCTGCAACTGCAGTTGGAGGGGCTGTAGTTCCTGGTGCTCCATCAGATCTTTGGTTGCAG GATGAGAGAGAACTTAAAAGGCAGAAAAGAAAGCAATCAAACAGGGAATCTGCTCGTAGGTCCAGACTACGCAAGCag GCAGAATATGAAGAGCTGGCAGTACGAGCTGAGGCTTTGAGAGAGGAAAACGCCAACTTGAGGGCAGAGCTGACAAGGATCAAGAAGGAATATGAACAACTTGTTTCTCAAAACGCATTGCTTAAG GAAAAGCTCAGCGAGCCAGAGCAAGGTGCAGATGATCCAAGTGCTGATAGAAAGGAGCAAGGTTCTGTAGATGAGAACTCCAGAATGAACTTGGATTCTGatacacaagcagcaaaaaggGACCAAGTGCAGATGGACGTCTAG